From one Bacteroides fragilis NCTC 9343 genomic stretch:
- a CDS encoding O-acetylhomoserine aminocarboxypropyltransferase/cysteine synthase family protein → METKKLHFETLQLHVGQETPDPATDARAVPIYQTTSYVFRDSAHAAARFGLQDPGNIYGRLTNSTQGVLEERIAALEGGVGGLAVASGAAAVTYAIENITRSGDHIVAAKTIYGGTYNLLAHTLPAYGVTTTFVDPSDLFNFERAIRENTKAIFIETLGNPNSNIIDMDAVAAIAHKYRIPLIVDNTFGTPYLIRPIEHGADIVVHSATKFIGGHGSSLGGVIVDSGKFDWVASGKFPQLTEPDASYHGVRFVDAAGAAAYIVRIRAVLLRDTGAAISPFNAFILLQGLETLSLRVERHVANALKVIDFLVNHPKVAAVNHPSLPGHPDHAIYQRYFPGGAGSIFTFEVKGGTEEAQKFIDSLQIFSLLANVADVKSLVIHPGTTTHSQLNAQELEEQGIKPGTVRLSIGTEHIEDIIDDLRQALEKI, encoded by the coding sequence ATGGAAACGAAAAAATTACATTTTGAGACTTTACAACTCCATGTTGGACAGGAGACTCCCGACCCGGCAACCGATGCGCGTGCCGTACCTATTTATCAGACAACTTCCTATGTGTTCCGGGATTCGGCCCATGCCGCCGCACGATTTGGATTGCAAGACCCTGGGAATATTTATGGACGACTGACCAATTCCACTCAGGGAGTATTGGAGGAACGCATCGCAGCACTTGAAGGGGGAGTAGGTGGGCTTGCCGTGGCTTCCGGAGCTGCTGCCGTGACCTATGCTATCGAGAATATCACCCGTTCCGGTGATCATATTGTGGCTGCCAAGACCATTTATGGGGGCACATATAACTTGCTGGCGCATACTCTGCCTGCTTATGGAGTAACGACCACTTTTGTAGATCCGTCCGATCTTTTTAATTTCGAACGGGCGATTCGTGAAAATACAAAGGCGATATTCATTGAAACTCTGGGAAACCCCAATTCCAATATTATCGATATGGATGCCGTAGCTGCCATTGCCCATAAATATCGGATTCCGCTGATTGTGGATAATACTTTCGGTACGCCTTACCTTATCCGTCCCATTGAGCACGGGGCAGACATTGTGGTACATTCTGCCACAAAATTCATTGGCGGACACGGCAGTTCGTTGGGAGGAGTTATTGTCGATTCCGGTAAATTTGACTGGGTTGCTTCCGGTAAATTCCCGCAACTGACCGAGCCGGATGCAAGTTATCATGGGGTACGGTTTGTCGATGCTGCCGGGGCTGCTGCCTACATTGTCCGTATACGTGCCGTGTTGCTGCGCGATACGGGTGCTGCCATCAGCCCGTTCAATGCTTTTATCTTGCTGCAAGGGTTGGAGACTTTGTCTTTGCGTGTAGAACGGCATGTGGCCAATGCTTTGAAGGTTATTGATTTTCTGGTGAACCATCCGAAGGTAGCGGCTGTTAATCATCCATCATTGCCCGGTCATCCGGATCATGCCATCTATCAACGTTATTTTCCTGGCGGGGCAGGTTCTATCTTCACTTTCGAGGTAAAGGGAGGAACGGAGGAAGCGCAGAAGTTTATCGATAGTCTGCAGATATTCTCTTTGCTGGCCAATGTGGCCGATGTGAAGTCGCTGGTGATTCATCCGGGCACTACCACACACTCGCAGTTGAATGCGCAGGAGCTGGAGGAACAGGGGATTAAACCCGGAACGGTCAGACTTTCGATAGGTACGGAGCATATTGAGGACATTATTGATGACTTACGTCAGGCATTAGAGAAAATTTAA
- the mnmA gene encoding tRNA 2-thiouridine(34) synthase MnmA: MDIAALLSGGVDSSVVVHLLCEQGYKPTLFYIKIGMDGAEYMDCSAEEDIELSTAIARRYGLALEVVDLHREYWDNVAAYAIEKIRKGQTPNPDVMCNKLIKFGCFEQQVGKDFDLTATGHYATTLQLGGKTWLGTAKDPIKDQTDFLAQIDYLQVSKLLFPIGGLMKHEVREIALQAGLPSARRKDSQGICFLGKINYNDFVRRFLGEKEGAVIEFETGKKIGTHRGYWFHTIGQRKGLGLGGGPWFVVKKDIQDNIIYVSHGYDAEQQYGYEFRMKDFNFITDNPWEGSTGEEEVTFKIRHTPEFIKGRLLHDEEGYRIISSEKLQGIAPGQFGVIYDAESRVCFGSGEIG; encoded by the coding sequence ATGGATATAGCAGCATTATTATCGGGAGGAGTGGACAGTTCGGTTGTTGTACATCTGCTTTGTGAGCAGGGCTACAAGCCTACACTGTTTTACATCAAAATAGGTATGGATGGGGCGGAATACATGGACTGTTCTGCCGAAGAGGATATAGAACTGTCTACTGCCATAGCCCGACGCTACGGTTTAGCACTGGAGGTTGTCGATTTACATCGGGAATACTGGGATAATGTGGCTGCTTATGCCATAGAAAAGATACGGAAGGGGCAGACTCCGAATCCGGATGTGATGTGTAACAAGCTGATTAAGTTTGGCTGTTTCGAGCAGCAGGTCGGAAAAGATTTCGATCTTACGGCAACCGGACATTATGCTACGACCTTGCAACTAGGCGGGAAAACCTGGCTGGGTACAGCCAAGGACCCGATAAAAGATCAGACTGATTTCCTGGCCCAGATTGACTATTTGCAGGTTTCGAAATTGTTGTTTCCGATAGGTGGGCTGATGAAGCATGAAGTGCGTGAGATAGCGTTGCAGGCCGGATTGCCCAGTGCCCGTCGGAAGGATAGTCAGGGAATTTGCTTTTTGGGCAAGATAAATTATAACGATTTTGTCCGTCGCTTTCTGGGAGAAAAAGAGGGGGCGGTGATCGAATTTGAAACAGGTAAGAAGATTGGTACTCATCGCGGCTATTGGTTTCATACCATTGGCCAGCGAAAAGGATTGGGATTGGGAGGAGGACCCTGGTTCGTTGTGAAGAAGGATATTCAGGATAACATTATTTACGTCTCCCACGGTTATGATGCCGAGCAGCAGTATGGTTATGAATTCAGGATGAAAGACTTCAATTTTATTACAGATAACCCGTGGGAAGGCTCGACAGGCGAGGAGGAAGTAACATTTAAGATCCGGCATACACCTGAGTTTATCAAAGGCCGTTTGCTACATGACGAAGAGGGATACCGGATTATTTCTTCCGAAAAATTACAGGGAATTGCACCGGGACAGTTTGGCGTGATTTATGACGCCGAATCCCGGGTTTGTTTCGGGAGTGGAGAAATAGGATAA